The following DNA comes from Chloroflexota bacterium.
CGCCGGTTGGGTCGAAGGGTATGACATTGCCTTCGACTTGCGCGAAGCCGTACTTGGATAGCAGGCGTGCGGCGTCCAACTTGTGGCAGTGCTTGATGGCATAGCTGTCGCTTTGCATCGTGTCTGTCAAGAACATGGCTATGGTCTCACCGTCGTTGGTGAGATTGGCTATTTTCTGTTGTAAGGTGTTTTGGATGCACATGGGAGTGAGTTATCAGTTATCAGTTTTCAGTTATCAGTTCCCTACATTGCTTACCAGGGGCTGACAGGGCTTGAGTGTTAGTAATCATATGTTCTTATTATGAGGACAGGTGATTGGGTTGTCAAGGGGTGATTTTGGAAGGTGAGACATTTGCAAAAGGTGGTGGTGGACACATATTTCACCGCCATCCTAACCTTCCCCCATCAAGGGGGAAGGGACTTTTGAAATTGTCTTGTGGATTCAGGGTATTTCGGTTATCAACTTGAACGAAGTGAAGGGTCTGAAACGCTGTGTGGAAATAAGCCTGTTCGTAGTCAACGCGTTTAGATTTCTCGCTTCGCTCGAAATGACATGAATAATACCTGAATAATCACAATGAGATGAATAATTGAGAGACCTTGCCTGAATAATCGAAAGACCTTAGATATGGATGATAGCGTTTCCATTCGGACGGTCGAAATAGCAAAGCCCGTTCGTCGTAAAGTCGGAAAACGGGTTTGCTTGCGACGATCCTTGCCTTCGCGGGGACATGCTTCAGATTCCTCACTGCGTTCGGAATGACATGGGAGTAGGTTCGGAATGGCAAGGAGAGCGCGGAATGACAAAGACAGCGCGGGATGACAACATTAGGGATTTGTGAAGTCGTCTCGTGGGAAGGGATTCCCGTTGCCTAGAAGCGGCGGGATAGGTTTTGGCGGTGGTTGGGGTCGTGGGCGAAAATCTGGCCGCGGCGGAGCTGCTCTGCGGTTGATGCGACGCGCGGCGGTCGCGGGTTTGGCGGCGCGGTGCCGATTGCGCCTCTGTCTTGCATCGCGTCGATGTGCGATGGCGATGCGCCGATGATGTCGCGCAGCACAAAGCGGTTGTCGCGTCCCAGTGTTGGCGCCGCCGTGCGGTGAGCGGCGGGCGTTTTGGAGAACTTCCACGGGCGGCTGGTGTAGGGCAGCGGCGGCATTTCGGTGATGGGTTCGTGGTGCGCGACTTCGTAGAAATCTCGCTCTTTCAGGTGCGGGTCGAACAGCAAGCCTTTGCCGTCAAGCACTGCGCCTGCCGGCACTCCATTCGCCTGCAATGCGTTCATAAGGGCGTTTTGCTCGTGCTGCGCCGTTTCTCCGGCAATCAGTTCGTCGAGCGCGTCACGGTGCTGCCAGCGCGATAGCGAGCCCGCGAAACGGTCATCGGCGAGCCAATCCGGTCGTTGCAGCACATCGCACAGCGCGCGCCACTCGGCGGAGGTCGATACGGCGATGGCTATCCACTTGTCGATGCCAACGCAAGGATAGCAGCCGTGAGGCGACATCAGCGTGTCCTGGTTGCCGATTCGCTCTGCGATGCGTCCGTTCACGGAATAATCCAGAATCGCCTCGGGAATGGTGGATGTGAGCGTCTCGGACTGCGACACATCGATGAATTGTCCCTTGCCTGTACGCGCACGGTATGCGAGTGCTGCCATGATGGCGAATGCGGTGTGCTCGGCGGCGGTGTAGTCCGCGTATGGGATTTCGGGTAGGACGGGCGGGCCGTCTTTGTAGCCGCTGATGTGCGACAAGCCTGATGTTGCTTCTGTGGTGAAGCCGATAGCGCCGTAGTCTGCCCAAGGACCCGTGTATCCGTAGCCGGTGGAGGAGACCATGATGATGTCGGGCTTGACTTGGCGCAGGTCTTCGTATTCCAGCTTGAAGTTGCGCATCACGCGGGGCGTGAAGTTTTCGGCGAAGACATCGCTGACGCTTATCAGCTCGCGCAGGGCATCGATGCAATCGTCGTCGTTCAGTTCGAGCGTCAGGCTGTACTTGTTGCGGTTCTGCTCGTAGAAGTTTGCCGCCTTGTCCCAGTGCCGCCCTTCGACGCTGTTCGCGTATATGGAGCTGGTGCGATAATTGTCCAGCCGCGCGCACGACTCGATGCGGATGACTTGCGCGCCCATATCGCCCAGCAGTTTGATGGCGTGCGGGATGGCGATGAGCTGGCCCATCTCTACTATGCGGACGCCTGAGAGGGGTAGGGGCATATCACACAACTCCCGAAGCGTTTAGAAGGTTGAGGTCGTCTAGGGATAAGCCTAGACGGTCGCGTAGGATTTGGTGGTTGTGCTCGCCGAGCGCCGGCGCGGGTGCGTTCGCTTGCCAAGGTGTCTCGCTCATGATGACGGGCGCGCCGGGATAGGTAGCCTCGCCGATGACGGGGTGTTCGATGTTGGCGAAATAGCCGCGCGCGGCGTATTGTTCGCTGGCGAGCACTTCCGCGGGGCTGTGCACGACGCCGTAGATATGTCCGCGCCGCTTGTGCGCCTCGCGCATCAGGTCGAACTTGCGCCACTTTGCCATGCCCGCTTCGAGCGCCTCTTGCAGCGCTTGCGCATTGTCGAATCGGCTTTCGGGCGTGGTGAATGCGTCGTCTTTGAGCGCCGGCGCGTCTATGAAATCCGCCACGCCGTCCCAGTCAACCGCGCCGCCGAAGTGAATCGGCACGATGTAGCCGTCCTCGGTCGGCACGGGACTGCGCGGCATGTCGCCGGTGTATGTGGGCTGTCGCTGTCGCGTGCTGCCCGCGTATGTGTAGAGCGATGTGGTGTCGCGCAGCGCGGATGTTACGCATTCCTGTATGGATATGTCGATGTGTTGCCCTTCGCCGGTGAGTTGGCTGTGATACCAGCCGATTAGCGCGGCAGTCGCGGCATTCGTGCCCGCCTTGAATTGCGTTTGCCGGAGCGCGTGCTTCAGCGGCTCTCGCTCTGCCGACCCGAATATGTACATCAGCCCGCCAAGCGCGTAATGGATGATGTCCGCCGCTTTGTAGTCGCGGTATGGACCTGTCTGTCCGAAGTTCGATATGGACACCATTACGAGCGACGGGTTGATTTCCGCGAGCGTATCGTAGTCAATGCCCAACGACGGCATCACGCGGGGTGCGAAGTTTTCCACAAGTATGTCCGTGTGGGCGAGGAGCCGGCGCAACAGCGACCTGCCTGCGGCGGTCTTCAGATTGATTGTTATGCTCTTTTTGCCGGTGTTCAGGTAGGCGAACAGCAAGCTGCGTTCGTGGTGGGGCTCGTCGCCGGCGAATGGCGGCATGCTGCGCGCCGGGTCGCCTTCGCGCCGCTCTATCTTGACGACCTCCGCGCCGAAGTCGGCGAGCAGTTTGGTGCAGTAGGGACCGGCGACATGGTGCGTCAGGTCGAGTACGCGGACGCCTTGTAGGGCTTGGTCTTGCAATTTGCCTGTCCGGGATTGTTGGGCTGTGGAGTTGGCTGGGGGAAGTATATCACGCTTGTGTGTGGGTTCGTGCTGCCTGCTTTTGAGCCACCCGTGTAACTTTGCTGCCGTGGGGGAAA
Coding sequences within:
- a CDS encoding CoA transferase encodes the protein MPLPLSGVRIVEMGQLIAIPHAIKLLGDMGAQVIRIESCARLDNYRTSSIYANSVEGRHWDKAANFYEQNRNKYSLTLELNDDDCIDALRELISVSDVFAENFTPRVMRNFKLEYEDLRQVKPDIIMVSSTGYGYTGPWADYGAIGFTTEATSGLSHISGYKDGPPVLPEIPYADYTAAEHTAFAIMAALAYRARTGKGQFIDVSQSETLTSTIPEAILDYSVNGRIAERIGNQDTLMSPHGCYPCVGIDKWIAIAVSTSAEWRALCDVLQRPDWLADDRFAGSLSRWQHRDALDELIAGETAQHEQNALMNALQANGVPAGAVLDGKGLLFDPHLKERDFYEVAHHEPITEMPPLPYTSRPWKFSKTPAAHRTAAPTLGRDNRFVLRDIIGASPSHIDAMQDRGAIGTAPPNPRPPRVASTAEQLRRGQIFAHDPNHRQNLSRRF
- a CDS encoding CoA transferase; its protein translation is MSIRKCHHVIASLNRLASLRHPITPVKRLSPRISNSPRRFSITTRPSTQLRHPTSNGREAKVLSPTAAKLHGWLKSRQHEPTHKRDILPPANSTAQQSRTGKLQDQALQGVRVLDLTHHVAGPYCTKLLADFGAEVVKIERREGDPARSMPPFAGDEPHHERSLLFAYLNTGKKSITINLKTAAGRSLLRRLLAHTDILVENFAPRVMPSLGIDYDTLAEINPSLVMVSISNFGQTGPYRDYKAADIIHYALGGLMYIFGSAEREPLKHALRQTQFKAGTNAATAALIGWYHSQLTGEGQHIDISIQECVTSALRDTTSLYTYAGSTRQRQPTYTGDMPRSPVPTEDGYIVPIHFGGAVDWDGVADFIDAPALKDDAFTTPESRFDNAQALQEALEAGMAKWRKFDLMREAHKRRGHIYGVVHSPAEVLASEQYAARGYFANIEHPVIGEATYPGAPVIMSETPWQANAPAPALGEHNHQILRDRLGLSLDDLNLLNASGVV